The nucleotide sequence CGTTGGAGAGGGCGTGGGTGTGGGTGGGAAAGTGTCCCCGGGCCCCACATGAAAATCGCACATGGGGAAGATCGTTCGGCTGAAGCCCCATGGAGCACATCGCCGCGAGGCGACCGCCATCCGCACCCCTCCCCTACGGCCCCGACCGGTCTCCCCCGTCCGGTCGGGGTCTTTTTCGTGCCCGTTCGACGCCCGCGCACCGCTTAGACTCGCGGACTGTGCGCTTCACAGTTTTGGGACCGGTGCGGGCCTGGCGCGGCGAGGCCGAGATCCAGTTGGGGCCGCCCAAACAGCGGGCCCTGCTCGCCCTGCTGCTGGTGCGGACGGGGCAGCCGGTGGCCGTGCACGAGATCGTGGACGTGCTGTGGGGCGAGGACCCGCCGGACAGCGCGGTCAACGTGGTGCACCGGCATGTGGGGGCGCTGCGCCGGCTGCTGGAGCCGGGTCTGCCGAGCAGGTCGGCGTCCCGCCTGCTGGTGCGCGGGTCCGGCGGCTACCGGATCGACGTCGGTCCCGACTCGCTCGATCTGCTGCGCTTCCGGGCGCTGCGGGCGGAGGCCGGGGTGCTCGCCGAGAGCGGCGAACCGGCCAAGTCCGCCGGACTGCTCATCGAGGCGCTCGCGCTGTGGCGCGGGCCCGCGGCGGCCGGTACAGCACCGCAGGTGCGCGCCCACCCCGTGTTCGTGGCCGTGGACCGTGAGCATCCCGCCGTCGTCAAGCAGGCGTCCGAGATGGCTCTGGCCGCGGGGGCCGGGCTCACCGAACGGGTGCTCGTCATCCTCAGACAAGCGGCGGCGCACCACGCCCTGGACGAGACTCTGCAGGCCAGGCTGATCCTGGTGCTGGCGGCAACGGGCCACCAGGCGGAGGCACTTGACGTCTATCAGGCGGTCCGCTCGCGGCTCGCCGACGAACTGGGCCTGGACCCGGGGCCCGAACTGCGGGCCGCCCAGCAGCGGGTGCTCCGGCAGAGCCTGTCGGGCCCAGCGGGCGAGGGCCACGCCGACGGCGTACCGGCGGCGCGGAGCGACGACTCCGGGGCCGGGGCCGTCGGCCGGGACAGCGACGAGGCCCCCGCGGTGCGGGCACCGTATGCCCCACGCGTGCGACCGGCCCAACTGCCGCCCGATCACCCGGCCTTCACCGGGCGCCGTGCCGAACTCGCCCGCTCGCAGGCGCTGCTGCCGCCCGACGGCGCGCAACTCGCCCCCGTGGTGATCAGCACCATCGGCGGCATGGCCGGTGTCGGCAAGACCACGCTCGCCGTGCACTGGGCCCACGCGATTGCCCACCGCTTCCCCGACGGGCAGCTCTACGTCAATCTGCGCGGCTTCCACGCCACCGGGTCGATCATGAGTCCCGCCGACGCGATCCGTACCCTGCTGGACGCGTTCGGCCTGCCGCCGCACCGGATACCCGCCGGGCTTGACGCACAGGTCGCGCTCTACCGCAGTCTGCTCGCCGGGCGCCGGGTGCTGGTCCTGCTGGACAACGCCCGTGACACGGAGCAGGTGCGCCCGCTGCTGCCCGGGGCGCCCGGCTGCCTGGCCATCGTCACCAGCCGTAACCAGCTGCACGGGCTGATCGCCGGCGAGGGCGCGCACCCCGTCGCGCTCGGACTGCCCGACGAGCGGGAGGCGAGGGAGTTCCTGGTCCGCAGGCTGGGGGCCGAGCGGGTGGCCGCCGAGCCGCAGGCCGCGGACGAGATCGTCGCGCTGTGCGGACGGCTGCCCCTGGCCCTGGCCATCGCCTGCGCGCGTGCGGCGGTGAACCCCGGGTTCACGCTGGCGTCCGTCGCGGCCGAGCTGCGCGAGAGCCACGGCTCCCTCGCCGCCTTCACCGGCTCCGACCCGGTCACCGACGCCCGCAGCGTCTTCTCCTGGTCGTACCGGACGCTCAGTCCGGGGGCCGCGCGGCTGTTCCGGTTGCTGGCGCTGCATCCGGGGCCCGAATGCTCGGTCAACGCGGCGGCGAGTCTGGCCGGCCGGCCCGCCGCCGAGACCAGGGCTCTCCTCGCCGAACTGGTCATGGCCCAGCTGCTGACCGAACACGCGCCGGGCCGGTTCGCCTCCCACGACCTGCTGCGGGCCTACGCCGCCGAACTCGCCGCCCGGCACGACGCGGACGACCGGTGCGGCGAGGCACGCGGCCGGCTGCTCGACCACTATCTGCACAGCGCGCATGCCGCCGACACCCTGCTCGCGCCGCACCGCGAGCGGCTGACGCTCGCCCAGCCCCGCCCGGGCGCCGATCCCGAGCGGTTCCCCGGCCAGCGGGAGGCGCTGGACTGGCTGGAGTCGGAGCGTACGGTGCTGCTCACCGCGGTCGAGCAGGACGCCAGAAGCGAAGGGGGCCCGCACGCCTGGCAGTTGGCGGCCACCCTGGAGCTGTTCCTGGACCGGCACGGCCGCTGGCAGGAGCAACTGGCCATGCAGTCGGCGTCGGTGACCTCGGCCCAGCGGCTGGGCGACGTACGCGGACAGGCCCACGCGCACCGCGCCGTCGGATTCGTCAGCGGCCGGCTCGACCGGCCCGAGGCCGCACACGAGCATCTGGCCCGGGCCCTGGAGCTGTTCGGCGAGATCGGCGACCTGTCGGGGCAGGGCCGGGTCCACCGCTATCTGGCCTTCCTCGCCAACCGGGCCGGACGGCACACGGACGCACTCGACCACTACCGGCAGGCACGTGAGCTCTACCGGGCCACCGGTTGGCGCAGCGGCGAGGCCAGCATCCACAACGAGGTGGGCTGGACGCACATCCTGCTCGGCTCGTACGACGAGGCGCTGACGCAGTGCCGGCTGTCGCTCGCGCTGCACCAGGAGATCGGCGACCGCAACGGCGAGGCCGCCGCCTGGGACAGCCTCGGCTACGCGTACCACCATCTCGGCCGGTACGAGGAGGCGCTCGCCGGTTACGCGCACGCGCTCGACCTGTACCGGGAGATCAGGGACGGCTATCTGGAGGCCGACACCCTCGTCCACATCGGGGACAGCCACGCGGCGGCCGGCGACCCGGACCTGGCCGCCGCCGCCTGGCGGCCGGCGCTGGACATCCTCAACGGCTTCGACCACCCCGACGCCGAGGACATCACGGACAAGCTGCGGCAGCTCGAAGCGAGCGGCGCGGCGGCGGGCGACGAAGCGGCCGCAGGCCGCGTGTCCTGACGGCAGCGCACAGTTACGGCACTTTTTCGGCACTGGGACCTGCCTAGGCTCACGGCGGACGATGACGCTCCGTATCGCCCGCCCGCGATCCTCCCCCTCAGGAATCCAGAACATGAAGACAGCCGCAGCTCCCGACGCATCGCCGACGGCCCGTCAGGAGGTGCTGCTGCACGGGCTGATGGCCGATCACGCGACGGCGCTCCTCGCCTACACGGAGAAGCTGCTGAGCGACCACCATCTCGCCGAGGACATCGTCCAGGAGACACTGATCCGCGCCTGGTCCCACACCGAACGGCTCTACAGCACGGAGGGTTCGGTACGCGGCTGGCTGCTCACCGTCGCCCGCAACCTCGTCATCGACCGGCTGCGCAGCGCCACGTTCCGGCACGAGACGGTCGGCGCGGACAGCCAGGAGCTGGCGCAGCGGGACCACGCCGACGCGGTGCTGGCGTCCGTCGACTCGATGCGGCTGCTGCGCCACCTGTCCACGGAGCACCGGGAGGTGCTGGCGCACACGTACCTGTGCGGCAGAACCGTGCAGGAGACGGCGCGGATCCTGGGCATCCCGGCGGGGACGGTCAAGTCCCGGCAGCACTACGCGCTGGTCAGTCTGCGCGCACGGGCCAGGGCCCGGCCCGGTGCCCGCGCGGACACCGGGTCCTGACACCACGTCAGGCGGGCACGGTCAGCCTCACACCCAGGACGGGCATGTCGACCGTGCCGTCGGATCCGGCGTACCAGCGCCAGTGCGCCCCGTCCGCCTCACCGCAGACGAGCCCGGTCCAGCCGGCGCCGCCGGGCCCGCAGAGCGCGCCGAGTTCGGCCGCCTCCCGCCCGGTCGGTGTGCCGGCCACCACCACAAGTCCCTTGAGAGGGCGACGGGTTGCCGTGGCCCGTACGGTGCCGCGCCCGGCGCCTTCCTGCGGCGCCGGCCGGCCCGTGTCGACCTGGTGTGTCCCGGCCAGCTCCGGCGGTACGGGAATGGGCACCGTACCGTCCGCGCCGCGCAGTACGGTCACGGGCAAACCCGGCCTGGTGCGGGCGAGTTCGGCCAGCAGACCGCGCACCACGTCACGCGCGACCGCGGGGTCACCGGTGACACTGAGGACACCGTCCAGCCGGCTGAGGTCGACGAAGACCGGCGCGCCTTCGCCGTCGGTGCCCACCCGGACCGGGCACGCCGTGACGGCGAGCGGGCCGGGTGCGGCGGCGCCGTCCGTGCCGCGCGACAGCGGCCGGGCGGCCGAGCCGGCGGCGCGGCGCCAGCGGGTGCTGTCGAGGTGCTGCCAGGGGGCGTCGAGTCCGTCGGCCGCCGCGAGATAAGCGGTGACACCCGCCTGGTCGACCCGGAGCGCGTGCACGGGCGCCGGGTGCGAGCCGGGCAGGCCGGCGAACTCGTCGAGGGTGCTGTGGGCGCGCCGTACGGACTCGGCGTCGGCGGCGAACCCGGCGGCGACCGAGCGGCGGAACTGGAGCCGCCGCCTGCGCCTCGCCGGGTCGCCGAGAGCGCGCAGCGTGCGGACCAGTGCGGCCCAGCCGCTCCGCACCCGGCTGCGGGCGACGATACCCGCGGTGACCAGCGCCAGCAGGACGGCGCCCACTCCGGCGAGCAGCGCGGGCAGCGGGACGGCCACGGTGTCGGCATCGGCCTGTGCGGCGTTGTCGGCCTGCGCGCCGGGGTCCTGCGGGGTGTCCGCCGTGCCCCCTGCCGGGGGCGGCGCCGCGCTCCGGCTCGCGGTGTCCCTGGCCTGCCGCACGTCGGGACCGCTCGCGTCCTGTGGCAGCCGCAGGATCCAGCCGGGCCGCAGGGTGTCGCCCTCGTTGTTCAGCGCCGAGCCGTCCGGCTGTGCGAGGCCCTTGTTGAGTCCGAAGATCTCACCGGCCCTCGCGGGGTCGCCGAGGGTGCTCGTCGCCACGGACTGCAACGTCGCAGCCTGGCCACCGGTCTGCGCCGGGTCGGGCACGACGAACACGTTGATCAGTCCGTCGTCGTCACCGTCCGCCACCGCGGGCAGGCCGGTGCCGAACACCGCCCAGCAGGCCAGCAGTACGACGCCGAGGGCGCGTAGCGCGTAGGACCCGTTCCTCATGATGTTTCCCCACCCATGTCTCTCCGGTGCGCTCGGGTCCCCACGGGCCGTCCGGCGCATCTCATCCCACTACACGGTGGTCGCGCCAAAAGGGTTCGACCGGCCGGATCTGAACGCTGTGGACGCGTGTGCCGTGTACAGGTCGGCAACCACCGGAACTTCGGCACAGGGGACGCACGTGGCGCGACGGCACACTTCCGGCTTCGACATCGTCGGCATGGACAGTGATCCCACTCCGGGCGACATCGACGAGATGGCGCGCGTGCGGGACCGCTACCGTGACGTCGGTGACCAGGCCGACGTGGCGCTGCGGTTCCTGAAGAAGGGCGGCACGGTCGAGTCGGGGCGCGGCGACGCGATGGACGCGCTGAACAAGCAGATCGGCGACCTGCCGGACAAGCTGCAGAAGACGGTGGACTCCTTCCACGGCGCCGCCGACGCCTACACCGCGTACGCGCCGAAGCTGACCGAGGCGCAGGACCTGCTGGACAAGGCGATGGACCAGGCGACGTCGGTCGCCGGCCAGGCCGGGCAGCGGGTGCAGGACCTGGCGGCCGACGCGACGGACGACCAGAAGGCGGCGGCCAGGGACCAGCGGGACAAGATATCCGCGGCCCAGGACCAGCTCAACGCGGCGAAGAGCATGGCCCAGCAGGCGAAGGAACTGCGCGAACAGGCCCAGCGGGCGTGCGCCGACGTCCTCGACGAGGCGGCAGGTGAGGCGATTCCCGAGCGGAACATCTTCCAGAAGATCGCGGACTTCTTCAAGGACTTCCCGTTCGTCCAGATCATCCTGGCCGCCCTGATCGCCGTCGTCGCGGTGTTCTTCCCCGTCGTCGGCGCGCTGCTGGGCGGTGCGTTGTTCGTCTTCAACCAAGTCGTGGCGAGTCAGACGGGCGGGATCAAGGCGGGTGACTTCATCGCCGGTCTGATCGGCATCGTCCCGGGCGGCTCGCTGCTCAAGTTCGGCGGCAAGGCCGTGGAGGCGATAGCTCCGGCCGCCGTGGCGGCGGTCAAGGGGTCGGGCGCCGTGGCCAAGATCGGCGGGACCATCACGAAGGTGGGCGACACCTTCACCAACAACAAGATCGTGTCCGGGATCCTCACCAACCCGGTCGGCAAGGTCGTCGCCGAGGGGGCGGGCAAGTTCGCCACCGACGTGACCCTAGAAGTGGGTGCAAAGGCGGCCAACGGCGACCAGATCACCGCCGCGGGTGTACTGGCGGGCGCGGCGGCCGGTGTCGCGTTCGGCGCGGGCGCCAAGGGCCTCACCGGCAAGATCGGTGGGATCAGGGGCAATCCGGCGCCCACGTCGGCCGGCGGACGGTTCGGCGACACGACCGATCCGCTCGCCGGGGACTCCGTCGGCAAGAGGTTCGGCGACCAGATCACCGGCTTCGGCGAGGAGGGCGCCGTGCTCGGCACGAAGATCGGTGTGGGGGTCGCGCAGGGCGGGGACCCCAACGCGGTCGCGGCCGGCGAGATCGCCAACTCGGCGCCGAAGCTGGGCGTGGGCCCGGTGGGCAAGGCGGGGCTTGGCAGGGGCATCGACGGCGTCGCCGCGCACATCCCGATCCCGGTCAAGGGGTCAGGAGCGCCGGGCGCCGCCGCGACCACGGGCCCGGCGACACCGGCGCCCGCACCGACACCGGCGCCCGCACCCGCACCCGCACCCGCACCCGCACCCGCACATACTCCGGTGCCCGCGCCGGCCGACCCGCTCTCCGTACCCCTTCCGCCCTCCCCGACGGTGCCCGACAGCCCCTCGGGCCCGGCCGGGCAGGGCCGCCCCACCCTCACCCCGCTGACGATCCCGCAGACCCCGCCGCCCGCCGGGGCCGGCTCCTCGTCCTCGTCCAGCCCCGACGACGGGGCCTTCTTCACCGCCCCGTCCTCACCGGCCGGTGAGCCCGGCGGCCAGGGCGGCGGCGCTTAGCCGGCGCGACGCGGGGCGTCGCCGCGTACCTCCCCAAGTCTCCATCCCTGAACGGGTGGACAGCTCAGACAACCAGCAAGGAGCACGAACATGCCCAATTTCGCCGTCAACTCGGACGAGACCGCCTCCACCTCGCAGGCGCTGCTCAACGACTTCACCACGCTGCAGGACAAGCTCACCGAGGTGAAGGGGAAGATCACCACCCTGCTCGCGAACGGCTACAACACCCCGGCGGCGCAGCAGAAGTTCTCGCCGTTCTTCGACGAGTTCGCCAAGGGCTTCGACCAGGTGAACCAGGGCCTCCAGGGCATCGGCCACTACGTCAAGGCCGTCGGTGACGCCTTCGACCAGACCGACTCGCAGCTCGGCTCCAACCTCTCCTGACCCGCTCCCCCGCTCCCCGTCCCCCACTCACCCTGAGGAAAGACAGCCGTGCGACTGACCGTGAGCGTGACCGACCCGCAGGCCGAGGGGGTGTCCACAACCGTCGTCGTCGACACCGAACCCTCCGCACAGGCGGGCAGGTTCGCCGCGGAGCTGGCACGCGCCGTCGGCCAGGCCGGAACCGGCGGGGAGTGGGCGCCCGCGCCTGCCCTGTACATCGGTACCGACCCCGTCGACCCGGAGGCCACACTCCAGGTCGCCGGTGTGCGGGACGGGATGGACCTCGGGCTCGGCGTTCCCGTACCCCGGGAGCCCGAGCCCGAGGGCAGGACCGAGCTGCGGGTGGTGTCGGGGCCGGGCGCCGGAACCGTCTTCAGGCTGCCGCCGGGTGACTACGACATCGGCAGCGCCGACACCTGCCGGATCAGACTGGCGGCGGGCACACCCGCGTTCGCCGCGCGGCTGCGGGTACGGCTCGACGGCGGCGCCGAACTGGTGCGCGCCGGGCAGGCGATGCTGGACGGCAAGCCGGTCGCCGACGCGTCCGCGTGGCGCGAGGGCAGCCAACTCGCCGTCGGCGATTCTCTGTTGGAGCTGGCCTCGGGCAGCTCTGCGAAGGCGCCGCTCACCCCTGCGGCCGACGGGCTCGGGCTGGAGTTCAACCGGCCGCCGCGCTTCGTCCCCGCCCCGGCAGGGGCCAACTACCGACTGCCCGCGCCGCCGGTCAAGCCGGACAAGCGCCCGATACCGCTGCTGCCGATCCTGCTGCTGCCCGCGGGCAGCGCCGTGGTGGCCATTGTGGTCACCGGCCGCTGGACGTTCGTGTTCATCGCCCTGCTGTCGCCGATCGCCGCGCTGGTCACCCAGTTCGGCGGCCGTAAGCAGGCGATGCTCAAGTACCAGGAGCAGCTGGCCGATTACGAGCAGAAGCTGGCGAGGCTCCGCGCCGACATCGAAGCGGCGGTCCTCAAGGAGCAGCACAATCTGCGGCTCTCGCTGCCCGATCCCGCCTCGCTGCTGCGGATGGCGGCGCAGCCGTCGGAGCGGTTGTGGGAACGGCGCTGGCAGGACCCCGACTTCCTCGCCGTCCGGGTCGGCACGGCCGACCTGCCGTCGTCGCTGTCGGTCGAGGATCCGACGCTGGACGAGCACCGGCGTACCACCGTGCCGCGGCTGAACCAGGTGCCGGTCTCCGTGCCGCTGCGCAGGGCCGGTGTCACCGGTCTCGCCGGCTCCGGTGCGGGCGGTCTGGCCGGCTGGCTGGCCGCGCAGGCGGCTTCGCTGCACAGCCCCGCCGATCTGCGCATCGTGGTGCTCGCGGGCTCCGAAGGGGAGCGCGACTGGTCCTGGACCCGCTGGCTGCCGCACTGCCGGCCGCAGGGCGAGGACGCCTACGCGCTCGTCGGGTCCACCACCGAGTCGCTGGCACGCCGCATCGGTGAGCTGGGGCAGCTTGTCGCCGCCCGGGTGCAGGCAGGTTCGGAGCTGGTGCGCGGCGGTGTCAACGGCTACCCCGACGTGCTGGTGATTCTGGACCAGGCGCGCCGGGCGCGTTCGCTGCCCGGTGTGATCGCGCTGCTGCGCGACGGACCTTCGGTGGGTGTCTACACCATCTGCATGGACCGCGAGGAGCGGCTGCTGCCCGAGGAGTGCGGCGCCGTCGTCGTCACGGACCCTGCGGCGACCGGGTCCCGGGTCCGTACGGGCGTGGGCGCGGCGCTGGAGGACGTACGGCCCGACTCCCCCGAGCCGGGCTGGTACGAACATCTCGCGCGTGCGCTGGCGCCGTTGCGGGGCGTCGGCGACAACGACGAGAGCGCGCTGCCGGGTTCGGTACGCCTGCTCGACCTGCTGAACGTCGAACCGCCGACCGCCGAGGCCGTGGTGGCGGGCTGGTCGCTGGGCGGCCGGTCGACCCGGGCGATCCTCGGTACCGGCTACGACGGCCCGTTCTCCGTCGATCTCGTACGCGACGGTCCGCACGCGCTGATCGCGGGGACCACCGGTTCCGGCAAGTCGGAGCTGCTCCAGACGCTGGTCGCGACGCTCGCCGTGGTCAACAGGCCCGACGAGATGACGTTCGTGCTCGTCGACTACAAGGGCGGCAGTGCCTTCGCCGAGTGCGCGGACCTGCCGCACACCGTCGGTATGGTCACCGACCTAGACACCCGTCTGGTGGAGCGCGCCCTGGTCTCGCTGGGCGCTGAGCTGCGCCGCAGGGAGACGATGCTGGCGCAGGCGGCCGCCAAGGACATCGAGGACTATCTCGACAAGCGGGCGCGTGGCGGTGACGCGCTCCCGCCGCTGCCCCGACTGCTGCTGGTCATCGACGAGTTCGCCTCGATGGCGCGCGAACTGCCTGACTTCATCTCGGGTCTGGTCAACATCGCGCAGCGCGGCCGTTCGCTCGGCATCCATCTGGTGCTGGCGACGCAGCGGCCGAGCGGCGCCGTCACGCCGGACATCCGGGCCAACACCAATCTGCGGATCGCGCTGCGCACCACCGACACGTCCGAGAGCCGGGACATCATCGACGCGCCGGACGCCGGGGACATCTCCCCCGGTACCCCCGGCCGTGCCTATGCCCGGCTCGGCCCTTCGGCGCTGCTGCCGTTCCAGTCGGGCAGGGTCGGTGGCCGCAGGCCCGGCGGCTCGCTCGCCGTGGACACCGAAGTCCCCGTCAGGGCACGGGCCGTGAGCTGGCAGGAGCTGGGCGGCCCGCTGCGCGCCGGTCGGCCCGGCGGATCGTCGGACGGGGCCGTACAGACCGAGGCGATCACCGACCTCGCCGTGCTGACGGCGGCCGTCGCCCAGGCGGCGCGGGTCGCGGGAGTCGCGAAGCAGCCCAGTCCGTGGCTGCCCGCGCTGCCCGCCGTGCTGGAGTGGACGCCGCCGCTCGCGCCCAAGCCGTTCGCCGACCGGGAGGCCGCGCTGCCCGCCGTCGAGTACGGCCTGGTCGACCTGCCGGCGCGGCAGAGCCGCAGCGCGCTGGTCTTCGACCTGGACCGCGCGGGCCATCTGCATCTCATCGGCTCGCCGCGCAGCGGGCGTTCGCAGTCCCTGCGTACGCTGGCGGCGGCGCTGGCGCAGGCGCACGGCGCCGACGATCTGCATCTGTACGGCATCGACTGCGGCAACGGCGCGCTGAACGCGCTCACCGCGCTGCCGCACTGCGGCGCCGTCGTCGACCGTAACCAGACGGAGCGGCTCGGCCGGCTGCTGGACCGGCTGACCGCCGAACTGACGAACCGTCAGGGCGTGCTGGGTGCCCGGGGCACCGCCGACCTCGCCGAACTGCGCCGGATGGCGGCCCCCGAGGAGCGGCTGCCGCACATCGTGGTGCTGGTCGACCGGTTCGAGGTTTTCGAGCGGGAGTACAGCTCCTTCGACAACGGCAGCTATCTGGAGCGGATGATCCGGCTGCTGCGCGACGGCGCGGGGGTCGGTATCCATCTGGTGCTCGCCGGCGACAAGGTCCTGGGCAACAGCCGCTTCGGCGGAACCACCGAGGACAAGATCGTCCTGCGGATGAACGACCGCGCCGACTACTCGTCGGTCGGCGTCCCCACCAAGGCGGCGCCGGCCGATCCGGCGCCGGGGCGCGGCCTGCGCACCCAGGACATGAGCGAGGCCCAGATCGCGGTGCTGGGCAGTGATCTGTCCGGTACGGCGCAGGCCCAGGTCCTCGTCGGCCTCGGCGCGGAACTGACCACGCGCGAGGCGGACGTGCCGGCCGCGCGCCGCGCACCGCGCCTGGATCTGCTGCCCGACCGGATCTCCTACCCGGAGGCGGCGGCGCTGCGGACAGGACCCGGTGCGATGCGTCCGCTCGTCGCCGTCGGCGGCGACACCCTCACGGCGCTGGGTCCCGACCTCGCCGACGTGCCGACGTTCGCCGTCGCAGGACCGCCGCGTACCGGCCGCAGCACGGCGCTGCTCACGGTCGCCCTCTCGCTGCTGGACTCCGGCACCGGAGTCATCGTGCTGGCGCCGCGCAGGTCGCCCCTGCGCGAGCTGGCCGGACGGCCGGGGGTGGCGGCCGTCATCACCGACGTGGAAGTACCGGTCGACACCTTCCGCGCGGTGCTGAGCAATATCCCCGAGGAGAACGCGGTGATCGTCATCGACGACGCCGAGCTGTTCATGGGCGCGGAGATCGATCCCGATCTGGCGCTGCTGGCCCGTGGCGGCGCCGGCAACGGATGGGGGGTCGTGGTCGCGGGCAACGCCGAGTCGATGTCGCTCAGCCTGGCCGGCTGGATGGGCCAGGTGAAGCGGAACCGTACGGGCATGCTGCTCTCCCCGCAGAGCCTCGGCGACGGCGAGGTCATCGGGGTGAAGCTGTCCCGGGGTCTGGTCGGGCAGGCCCCGAGGCCCGGCAGGGGGCTGCTGCACCTCGGCGACGGGACGCTGGTCTCCGTACAGGTACCGGCGTCCGACCTGACCGGCTGACGGCCGGTACGCCCGCCGGAGGGCGGCCGGGGCCCCGCGGTCCTGGCCGCCCTCCGGCGTACCGGCTCCCCGGCGCCGCTACCAGCGGATCTCGCCGGCACGGTCGACGAAGCGGCCCGAGCCTGATCCCGGTTTCTCCGTCGCCAGCCCGACGATCGCGTCCGTCCCCTCCGTGACGCTCTGCGGGCCGCTGTGGCCGTTGAGGTCGGTCGCCGTGTAGCCGGGGTCGGCTGCGTTGATCCGGATGTCCGGCAGCGCCTTGGCGTACTGGGTGGTCAGCATCGTGAGCGCCGCCTTCGACGCGGTGTAGAGCGGTGCGACGACGGACGACTCGACCCGCTCCGGGTCGTGGGTGAAGGCGAGAAAACCGACACCGCTGCTGACATTGACCACGGCCGGATCGGCCGACCTGCGCAGCAGCGGCAGGAAGGCCGTGGTCGTACGGACCACCCCCGCGACGTTCACGTCGAGCACGGCGAGGGCGTCGGCGCCGGTCAGCGCGTCGACGCCGCCGAAGGGCCCATGGACGCCGGCGTTGTTGACCAGCACGTCGACCGCGCCTTCGTGTGCGGCGACGTTCGCCGCTGCGGCCGCGACGGACGCGTCGTCCGTCACGTCGATGGGTACGAACCGCGCGCCGACCGCGGCGGCGGCCGCCGCGCCCTGTTCGGGGTCACGGGCTCCGGCGAGGACGGTGTGGCCCAGCTCGACGAGCCGGCGGGCCGTCTCCCGGCCGAGCCCCTTGTTCGCTCCTGTGATGAAGATGATCGTCATGCGTTCAGTGTTCGTCCGGCCGGGGCGGCCGACCAGAGAAGGTCCGACGGTAGGAACGGCAGTACCACCATGGGCGGCGCCGGGCGGGCCGGGGATGCGGGACCATGGGACGTATGACCACGACCCCCGGAGCCGGGCTCGGCGCGATGATCCGCACCTGGCGGGACCGGCTGCCCCCG is from Streptomyces sp. NBC_00370 and encodes:
- a CDS encoding SDR family NAD(P)-dependent oxidoreductase, whose amino-acid sequence is MTIIFITGANKGLGRETARRLVELGHTVLAGARDPEQGAAAAAAVGARFVPIDVTDDASVAAAAANVAAHEGAVDVLVNNAGVHGPFGGVDALTGADALAVLDVNVAGVVRTTTAFLPLLRRSADPAVVNVSSGVGFLAFTHDPERVESSVVAPLYTASKAALTMLTTQYAKALPDIRINAADPGYTATDLNGHSGPQSVTEGTDAIVGLATEKPGSGSGRFVDRAGEIRW